A DNA window from Drosophila biarmipes strain raj3 chromosome 2R, RU_DBia_V1.1, whole genome shotgun sequence contains the following coding sequences:
- the LOC108022615 gene encoding probable nuclear hormone receptor HR3 isoform X2, with the protein MYTQRMFDMWSSVTSKLEAHANNLGQSNVQSPVGQNNSSGSIKAQIEIIPCKVCGDKSSGVHYGVITCEGCKGFFRRSQSSVVNYQCPRNKQCVVDRVNRNRCQYCRLQKCLKLGMSRDAVKFGRMSKKQREKVEDEVRFHKAQMRAQSDAAPDSSVYDTQTPSSSDQLHHNNYNSYSGGYSNNEVGYGSPYGYSASVTPQQTMQYDISADYVDSTTYEPRSTIIDPEFISHADGDINDVLIKTLAEAHANTNTKLEAVHDMFRKQPDVSRILYYKNLGQEELWLDCAEKLTQMIQNIIEFAKLIPGFMRLSQDDQILLLKTGSFELAIVRMSRLLDLSQNAVLYGDVMLPQEAFYTSDSEEMRLVSRIFQTAKSIAELKLTETELALYQSLVLLWPERNGVRGNTEIQRLFNLSMNAIRQELETNHAPLKGDVTVLDTLLNNIPNFRDISILHMESLSKFKLQHPNVVFPALYKELFSIDSQQDLT; encoded by the exons CTCAAATTGAGATAATTCCGTGCAAAGTCTGCGGCGACAAGTCATCCGGCGTGCACTACGGCGTGATCACCTGCGAGGGCTGCAAGGGCTTCTTCCGAAGGTCGCAGAGCTCCGTGGTGAACTACCAGTGTCCGCGCAACAAGCAATGTGTGGTGGACCGCGTTAATCGCAACCGCTGTCAATACTGTAGACTGCAAAAGTGCCTAAAACTGGGAATGAGTCGTGATG CTGTAAAGTTCGGCAGGATGTCCAAGAAGCAGCGCGAGAAGGTCGAGGACGAGGTCCGGTTCCACAAGGCCCAGATGAGGGCCCAGAGCGACGCGGCACCCGACAGCTCCGTCTACGACACCCAGACGCCCTCGAGCAGCGACCAGCTGCATCACAACAACTACAATAG CTACAGCGGCGGCTACTCGAACAACGAGGTGGGCTACGGCAGTCCCTACGGATACTCGGCCTCCGTGACGCCCCAGCAGACCATGCAGTACGACATCTCGGCGGACTACGTGGACAGCACCACCTACGAGCCGCGCAGTACAATAATCGATCCCGAATTTATTAGTCACG CGGATGGCGATATCAACGATGTGCTGATCAAGACGCTGGCGGAGGCGCATGCCAACACAAATACCAAACTGGAAGCTGTGCACGACATGTTCCGAAAGCAGCCG GATGTGTCGCGCATTCTCTACTACAAGAATCTGGGCCAGGAGGAACTCTGGCTGGACTGCGCCGAGAAGCTTACACAAATGATACAGAACATAATCGAATTTGCTAAGCTAATACCGGGATTCATGCGCCTGAGTCAGGACGATCAG ATATTACTGCTGAAGACGGGCTCCTTTGAGCTGGCGATTGTTCGCATGTCCAGACTGCTAGATCTCTCACAGAACGCGGTTCTCTACGGCGATGTGATGCTGCCCCAGGAGGCCTTCTACACATCCGACTCGGAGGAGATGCGCCTGGTGTCGCGCATCTTCCAAACGGCCAAGTCGATAGCCGAACTCAAACTGACTGAAACCGAACTGGCGCTGTATCAGAGCTTAGTGCTGCTCTGGCCAG AACGCAACGGAGTGCGTGGTAATACGGAAATACAGAGGCTTTTCAATCTGAGCATGAATGCGATTCGGCAGGAGCTGGAAACGAATCATGCGCCGCTCAAGGGCGATGTCACCGTGCTGGACACACTGCTGAACAACATACCCAATTTCCG CGACATTTCCATCTTGCACATGGAATCGCTGAGCAAGTTCAAGCTGCAGCACCCGAACGTCGTGTTCCCGGCGCTCTACAAGGAGCTCTTCTCGATAGATTCGCAGCAGGACCTGACATAA
- the LOC108022615 gene encoding probable nuclear hormone receptor HR3 isoform X4, whose translation MNESLYPLMRAKNPDNMPSTIRAQIEIIPCKVCGDKSSGVHYGVITCEGCKGFFRRSQSSVVNYQCPRNKQCVVDRVNRNRCQYCRLQKCLKLGMSRDAVKFGRMSKKQREKVEDEVRFHKAQMRAQSDAAPDSSVYDTQTPSSSDQLHHNNYNSGGYSNNEVGYGSPYGYSASVTPQQTMQYDISADYVDSTTYEPRSTIIDPEFISHADGDINDVLIKTLAEAHANTNTKLEAVHDMFRKQPDVSRILYYKNLGQEELWLDCAEKLTQMIQNIIEFAKLIPGFMRLSQDDQILLLKTGSFELAIVRMSRLLDLSQNAVLYGDVMLPQEAFYTSDSEEMRLVSRIFQTAKSIAELKLTETELALYQSLVLLWPERNGVRGNTEIQRLFNLSMNAIRQELETNHAPLKGDVTVLDTLLNNIPNFRDISILHMESLSKFKLQHPNVVFPALYKELFSIDSQQDLT comes from the exons CTCAAATTGAGATAATTCCGTGCAAAGTCTGCGGCGACAAGTCATCCGGCGTGCACTACGGCGTGATCACCTGCGAGGGCTGCAAGGGCTTCTTCCGAAGGTCGCAGAGCTCCGTGGTGAACTACCAGTGTCCGCGCAACAAGCAATGTGTGGTGGACCGCGTTAATCGCAACCGCTGTCAATACTGTAGACTGCAAAAGTGCCTAAAACTGGGAATGAGTCGTGATG CTGTAAAGTTCGGCAGGATGTCCAAGAAGCAGCGCGAGAAGGTCGAGGACGAGGTCCGGTTCCACAAGGCCCAGATGAGGGCCCAGAGCGACGCGGCACCCGACAGCTCCGTCTACGACACCCAGACGCCCTCGAGCAGCGACCAGCTGCATCACAACAACTACAATAG CGGCGGCTACTCGAACAACGAGGTGGGCTACGGCAGTCCCTACGGATACTCGGCCTCCGTGACGCCCCAGCAGACCATGCAGTACGACATCTCGGCGGACTACGTGGACAGCACCACCTACGAGCCGCGCAGTACAATAATCGATCCCGAATTTATTAGTCACG CGGATGGCGATATCAACGATGTGCTGATCAAGACGCTGGCGGAGGCGCATGCCAACACAAATACCAAACTGGAAGCTGTGCACGACATGTTCCGAAAGCAGCCG GATGTGTCGCGCATTCTCTACTACAAGAATCTGGGCCAGGAGGAACTCTGGCTGGACTGCGCCGAGAAGCTTACACAAATGATACAGAACATAATCGAATTTGCTAAGCTAATACCGGGATTCATGCGCCTGAGTCAGGACGATCAG ATATTACTGCTGAAGACGGGCTCCTTTGAGCTGGCGATTGTTCGCATGTCCAGACTGCTAGATCTCTCACAGAACGCGGTTCTCTACGGCGATGTGATGCTGCCCCAGGAGGCCTTCTACACATCCGACTCGGAGGAGATGCGCCTGGTGTCGCGCATCTTCCAAACGGCCAAGTCGATAGCCGAACTCAAACTGACTGAAACCGAACTGGCGCTGTATCAGAGCTTAGTGCTGCTCTGGCCAG AACGCAACGGAGTGCGTGGTAATACGGAAATACAGAGGCTTTTCAATCTGAGCATGAATGCGATTCGGCAGGAGCTGGAAACGAATCATGCGCCGCTCAAGGGCGATGTCACCGTGCTGGACACACTGCTGAACAACATACCCAATTTCCG CGACATTTCCATCTTGCACATGGAATCGCTGAGCAAGTTCAAGCTGCAGCACCCGAACGTCGTGTTCCCGGCGCTCTACAAGGAGCTCTTCTCGATAGATTCGCAGCAGGACCTGACATAA
- the LOC108022615 gene encoding probable nuclear hormone receptor HR3 isoform X3, whose product MNESLYPLMRAKNPDNMPSTIRAQIEIIPCKVCGDKSSGVHYGVITCEGCKGFFRRSQSSVVNYQCPRNKQCVVDRVNRNRCQYCRLQKCLKLGMSRDAVKFGRMSKKQREKVEDEVRFHKAQMRAQSDAAPDSSVYDTQTPSSSDQLHHNNYNSYSGGYSNNEVGYGSPYGYSASVTPQQTMQYDISADYVDSTTYEPRSTIIDPEFISHADGDINDVLIKTLAEAHANTNTKLEAVHDMFRKQPDVSRILYYKNLGQEELWLDCAEKLTQMIQNIIEFAKLIPGFMRLSQDDQILLLKTGSFELAIVRMSRLLDLSQNAVLYGDVMLPQEAFYTSDSEEMRLVSRIFQTAKSIAELKLTETELALYQSLVLLWPERNGVRGNTEIQRLFNLSMNAIRQELETNHAPLKGDVTVLDTLLNNIPNFRDISILHMESLSKFKLQHPNVVFPALYKELFSIDSQQDLT is encoded by the exons CTCAAATTGAGATAATTCCGTGCAAAGTCTGCGGCGACAAGTCATCCGGCGTGCACTACGGCGTGATCACCTGCGAGGGCTGCAAGGGCTTCTTCCGAAGGTCGCAGAGCTCCGTGGTGAACTACCAGTGTCCGCGCAACAAGCAATGTGTGGTGGACCGCGTTAATCGCAACCGCTGTCAATACTGTAGACTGCAAAAGTGCCTAAAACTGGGAATGAGTCGTGATG CTGTAAAGTTCGGCAGGATGTCCAAGAAGCAGCGCGAGAAGGTCGAGGACGAGGTCCGGTTCCACAAGGCCCAGATGAGGGCCCAGAGCGACGCGGCACCCGACAGCTCCGTCTACGACACCCAGACGCCCTCGAGCAGCGACCAGCTGCATCACAACAACTACAATAG CTACAGCGGCGGCTACTCGAACAACGAGGTGGGCTACGGCAGTCCCTACGGATACTCGGCCTCCGTGACGCCCCAGCAGACCATGCAGTACGACATCTCGGCGGACTACGTGGACAGCACCACCTACGAGCCGCGCAGTACAATAATCGATCCCGAATTTATTAGTCACG CGGATGGCGATATCAACGATGTGCTGATCAAGACGCTGGCGGAGGCGCATGCCAACACAAATACCAAACTGGAAGCTGTGCACGACATGTTCCGAAAGCAGCCG GATGTGTCGCGCATTCTCTACTACAAGAATCTGGGCCAGGAGGAACTCTGGCTGGACTGCGCCGAGAAGCTTACACAAATGATACAGAACATAATCGAATTTGCTAAGCTAATACCGGGATTCATGCGCCTGAGTCAGGACGATCAG ATATTACTGCTGAAGACGGGCTCCTTTGAGCTGGCGATTGTTCGCATGTCCAGACTGCTAGATCTCTCACAGAACGCGGTTCTCTACGGCGATGTGATGCTGCCCCAGGAGGCCTTCTACACATCCGACTCGGAGGAGATGCGCCTGGTGTCGCGCATCTTCCAAACGGCCAAGTCGATAGCCGAACTCAAACTGACTGAAACCGAACTGGCGCTGTATCAGAGCTTAGTGCTGCTCTGGCCAG AACGCAACGGAGTGCGTGGTAATACGGAAATACAGAGGCTTTTCAATCTGAGCATGAATGCGATTCGGCAGGAGCTGGAAACGAATCATGCGCCGCTCAAGGGCGATGTCACCGTGCTGGACACACTGCTGAACAACATACCCAATTTCCG CGACATTTCCATCTTGCACATGGAATCGCTGAGCAAGTTCAAGCTGCAGCACCCGAACGTCGTGTTCCCGGCGCTCTACAAGGAGCTCTTCTCGATAGATTCGCAGCAGGACCTGACATAA